A single region of the Winslowiella toletana genome encodes:
- a CDS encoding SDR family NAD(P)-dependent oxidoreductase, with product MTRKIALITGGSRGLGKNAALKLAKKSSDIILTYHSKQQEAQAVVEEIEALGARAVALQLDISNCSSFDAFATEVRHQLKTLWQRESFDYLLNNAGIGIHAPFEETSEAQFDQLVNIQFKGPFFLTQKLLPLLVNGGRILNVSSGLARFSLPGYSAYAAMKGAMEVLTRYQAKELGARGIAVNIIAPGAIETDFGGGVVRDNSELNAFIASQTALGRVGLPDDIGDAIAAILSDESGWINAQRIEVSGGMFI from the coding sequence ATGACGCGTAAAATTGCATTAATCACCGGTGGCAGCCGCGGTTTAGGTAAGAATGCAGCCCTGAAGCTGGCTAAAAAGAGCAGTGACATCATTTTGACCTACCACAGCAAACAGCAGGAAGCGCAGGCGGTAGTTGAGGAGATTGAAGCACTCGGCGCGCGTGCGGTGGCGCTTCAACTGGATATATCCAACTGCAGCAGCTTTGATGCTTTTGCCACTGAGGTGAGGCATCAGCTAAAAACGCTGTGGCAGCGCGAGAGTTTTGATTATTTATTAAACAATGCGGGTATTGGCATTCACGCTCCGTTTGAAGAGACCAGTGAAGCGCAATTTGATCAACTGGTGAATATTCAGTTCAAAGGGCCATTTTTCCTGACGCAAAAGTTGTTGCCGCTATTGGTTAACGGTGGCCGTATTCTGAACGTTTCCAGTGGGCTGGCGCGCTTCAGCCTGCCGGGCTACTCCGCGTATGCAGCAATGAAAGGCGCGATGGAAGTGCTGACGCGTTATCAGGCGAAAGAACTGGGCGCACGTGGCATTGCGGTAAATATTATCGCGCCGGGTGCCATTGAAACTGATTTTGGTGGTGGCGTGGTCAGGGATAACAGCGAGTTAAATGCTTTTATCGCTTCACAAACTGCGCTGGGGCGCGTTGGGTTACCGGATGATATTGGCGATGCGATTGCGGCGATTCTCAGTGATGAAAGCGGCTGGATCAATGCGCAACGTATTGAAGTGTCTGGCGGGATGTTTATCTGA
- a CDS encoding PhzF family phenazine biosynthesis protein has protein sequence MSQFIPFKQVDVFTSSAFNGNPLAVIMQADGLSDSQMADIARWTNLSETTFVLPATDAAADYRLRIFTPDYELPFAGHPTLGSAHALLEAGIACKNAGQIVQQCGVGLVTINIADDGSLAFAAPAATLTPYSDALLTSALNSDAFDQQQPVMVADMGIRWLLVPMLSAEAVLAIKPNPADLERLQQHANVNGVMPFGPLAEGDEQYEVRGLLIEQGSLTEDPVTGSANACLARYFQQQGKNDDYRVRQGTAMQRNGRVQVSYKNDDIWIGGQTVTVIDGTIRL, from the coding sequence ATGTCACAATTCATACCGTTTAAACAGGTCGATGTTTTCACCAGTTCTGCTTTTAATGGCAATCCGCTGGCGGTGATTATGCAGGCCGACGGCTTAAGCGATTCACAGATGGCTGATATTGCGCGCTGGACCAATCTGTCGGAAACCACGTTTGTGCTGCCAGCCACTGACGCAGCGGCTGACTATCGCCTGCGCATTTTCACGCCGGATTATGAGTTGCCGTTTGCCGGGCACCCGACGCTTGGCAGCGCCCATGCGCTGCTGGAAGCAGGCATTGCGTGTAAAAACGCCGGGCAAATCGTGCAGCAGTGCGGTGTTGGTCTGGTGACGATCAATATTGCCGACGACGGCTCGCTGGCCTTTGCCGCCCCGGCCGCTACTCTGACACCTTACAGTGATGCACTGCTCACGTCGGCGTTAAACAGTGATGCCTTTGATCAACAGCAGCCGGTTATGGTGGCAGATATGGGGATTCGCTGGCTGCTGGTGCCGATGCTTTCTGCGGAGGCGGTACTGGCAATAAAGCCGAATCCGGCAGATCTCGAACGCCTGCAACAACACGCCAACGTCAACGGCGTGATGCCGTTTGGTCCACTGGCCGAAGGGGATGAGCAGTATGAAGTGCGTGGCTTGCTGATTGAGCAGGGATCGCTGACGGAAGATCCGGTAACCGGCAGCGCCAATGCCTGCCTCGCTCGCTATTTTCAGCAGCAGGGAAAAAACGATGATTACCGGGTGCGTCAGGGCACGGCGATGCAACGCAATGGCCGAGTGCAGGTCAGCTACAAGAATGATGACATCTGGATTGGTGGCCAGACGGTGACGGTGATTGATGGCACTATCCGGCTTTAA
- a CDS encoding glutathione S-transferase family protein, with the protein MLKILGRASSINVRKVLWLCDELDIDFHREEWGEGFKSPHEAEFLALNPNAMIPVIQDDDLVMWESNAIIRYLANAYGGEWLYPQQPRARAPVDQWIDWQATELNTSWRYAFMSLVRNSPAHQDPRLLAAACKGWSHTMGILNKQLERTGRYVAGRHFSLADIPVGLSVNRWYETPLDHPSLPAVRAYYERLTERSGYATWGRNGTP; encoded by the coding sequence ATGCTGAAAATTCTGGGAAGAGCGTCATCGATTAACGTCAGAAAAGTACTGTGGCTGTGCGACGAACTGGATATCGATTTTCATCGTGAAGAGTGGGGCGAAGGGTTCAAATCGCCTCATGAAGCAGAATTTTTAGCCCTTAATCCGAATGCAATGATTCCGGTGATTCAGGACGATGATCTGGTGATGTGGGAATCGAATGCCATTATTCGCTATCTGGCGAACGCTTATGGCGGCGAATGGCTCTATCCCCAGCAGCCACGCGCCCGTGCGCCGGTTGATCAGTGGATCGACTGGCAGGCCACTGAACTCAACACGTCATGGCGCTATGCATTTATGTCGCTGGTGCGTAACTCGCCTGCGCATCAGGACCCAAGGTTACTGGCCGCCGCCTGTAAAGGCTGGTCGCACACCATGGGCATTCTGAATAAACAGCTGGAAAGAACCGGTCGCTATGTTGCGGGGCGTCATTTTTCGCTGGCGGATATTCCGGTCGGCCTGTCGGTTAACCGCTGGTATGAGACGCCGCTGGATCATCCGAGTTTGCCCGCAGTGCGCGCCTATTACGAGCGTCTGACCGAGCGCAGCGGCTATGCCACCTGGGGACGTAACGGAACGCCCTGA
- a CDS encoding aminotransferase-like domain-containing protein produces MSIIEPQETTLYHQLAETFATAIHHGTYPPGSRLPAIRRVAGSHQVSVNTVLNAWRILEDRGLIEARPQSGYFVRGVLPSVTKASKHRAQVSSPSSEKLDLIDTVFAAQNHPDYTNISLACPQNGDFYPAARLSRIMASLLRRQPGMIGRYAMPPGSMRLRREVARRAMDSGMALVADDITLTHGCMEALQLALRALTKPGDCVGLETPTYFFLFPLLASLGLKSIEIPTDPQRGLSLDALEMLLIEKRISALIAMPNVQNPLGCSMSLEDKKRLAQLVNHYQVPLIEDGLYGELQFCTPLSPAVKAFDRDGWVIYCSSFTKTLAPDFRVGWIVAGRFSAEIARLKAVSSMSESILLSETLGHFLESGGYDHHLRSLRRRYISQLDEARGLIARHFPQGTRATLPQGGFVFWVELPGNVDGIALFHRLLQEKICVTPGALYTLSERCNNALRLSCCYPFDERYTYAIKRTGALACEMSGLSPGIG; encoded by the coding sequence GTGTCCATCATCGAACCACAGGAAACGACGCTCTATCATCAGCTGGCCGAAACCTTTGCCACAGCGATTCATCATGGCACTTATCCTCCTGGCAGCCGATTACCGGCGATTCGTCGGGTTGCAGGTTCACATCAGGTTAGCGTCAATACGGTGTTAAATGCCTGGCGGATCCTTGAAGATCGCGGCCTGATAGAAGCGCGACCGCAGTCGGGGTATTTTGTCCGTGGGGTACTGCCGTCCGTGACCAAAGCCAGTAAGCACCGTGCACAAGTTTCGTCACCGAGCAGTGAAAAACTGGATCTTATTGATACCGTTTTTGCCGCACAAAATCATCCTGACTACACCAATATTTCACTGGCCTGCCCGCAAAATGGCGATTTCTATCCGGCGGCCAGGTTGAGCCGCATTATGGCCTCACTGCTGCGCCGCCAGCCGGGAATGATTGGTCGCTATGCCATGCCGCCTGGCAGCATGCGCCTGCGCCGGGAGGTCGCCAGACGCGCGATGGATTCCGGCATGGCACTGGTTGCTGACGATATTACGCTGACCCACGGCTGTATGGAGGCGCTGCAACTGGCACTACGCGCCCTGACTAAACCGGGAGACTGTGTCGGACTGGAGACTCCGACCTATTTTTTCCTGTTTCCGCTGCTCGCCAGCCTCGGACTAAAATCGATTGAAATTCCCACCGATCCACAGCGTGGACTGTCGCTGGATGCGCTGGAAATGCTGTTAATTGAGAAACGCATCTCGGCGCTGATAGCCATGCCGAACGTGCAGAATCCGCTGGGTTGCAGCATGTCACTGGAAGATAAAAAGCGACTGGCGCAGCTGGTTAATCACTACCAGGTTCCGCTGATTGAAGACGGGTTATACGGCGAGTTACAGTTCTGCACGCCGCTATCACCTGCGGTAAAAGCCTTTGATCGCGATGGCTGGGTGATTTACTGCTCCAGCTTTACCAAAACGCTCGCACCGGATTTCCGTGTCGGCTGGATAGTAGCAGGTCGCTTCAGCGCGGAGATTGCGCGATTAAAAGCGGTGTCATCGATGTCAGAATCGATACTGCTTTCGGAAACGCTGGGACATTTCCTTGAGTCGGGTGGTTACGATCATCATTTGCGCAGTCTGCGCCGTCGCTATATCAGTCAGTTGGATGAAGCGCGTGGTCTGATTGCTCGCCACTTCCCCCAAGGTACACGCGCCACCCTGCCGCAGGGCGGCTTTGTCTTTTGGGTTGAGCTACCGGGTAATGTCGATGGTATTGCGCTGTTCCACCGTCTGCTCCAGGAGAAAATCTGCGTTACGCCAGGCGCACTCTATACCCTAAGTGAACGCTGTAATAACGCGCTGCGACTCTCCTGTTGCTACCCGTTTGATGAGCGTTACACTTACGCAATTAAACGTACCGGCGCGCTGGCCTGTGAGATGAGCGGCCTGTCGCCGGGCATCGGTTAA
- a CDS encoding LysE family translocator encodes MLDPSFFSYVTVMSITPGPNNLLLATSGVNFGLRRTLPMVFGILVGCAIQTMLAGLLLEVLLHWMSQVRLPLTLLGCTYLLWLSWKLFRSSAPEMRANGRPMTLIGGALFQAVNPKAWLMATNVALLYSASSGVLTVMAGFMLLNLPCILVWAVMGDRLRHHLQIPWKLKLFNSVMALSLVATTLWMLIEALQY; translated from the coding sequence ATGCTCGATCCCTCATTTTTCAGTTATGTCACCGTAATGTCGATCACACCCGGCCCAAATAACCTGTTGCTGGCAACGTCAGGGGTTAACTTTGGCCTGCGGCGGACGCTGCCAATGGTTTTCGGTATTTTAGTTGGCTGTGCGATACAAACCATGCTGGCTGGCTTACTGCTGGAGGTGTTACTGCACTGGATGAGCCAGGTGCGTTTGCCGCTGACTTTGCTCGGCTGTACTTATCTGCTCTGGCTGTCGTGGAAACTGTTTCGCTCATCGGCACCGGAAATGCGGGCCAACGGTCGGCCCATGACGCTGATTGGCGGCGCACTGTTTCAGGCAGTAAATCCCAAAGCCTGGCTGATGGCGACCAATGTTGCCTTGTTGTACAGCGCCAGCAGCGGAGTATTAACCGTGATGGCAGGTTTTATGCTGCTTAATCTACCCTGTATCCTGGTCTGGGCGGTGATGGGCGATCGTTTACGTCATCATCTGCAAATACCGTGGAAGCTGAAGCTGTTTAATAGCGTAATGGCGTTGTCGCTGGTGGCTACCACACTATGGATGCTGATTGAGGCGCTGCAATATTAA
- the queF gene encoding NADPH-dependent 7-cyano-7-deazaguanine reductase QueF (Catalyzes the NADPH-dependent reduction of 7-cyano-7-deazaguanine (preQ0) to 7-aminomethyl-7-deazaguanine (preQ1) in queuosine biosynthesis), with the protein MPVKSNEGITLLGKNTEYIQYYSPDLLESLPRAYGRDEIDIKPDNLPFSGFDLWTGFELSWLNPRGKPIVAIAEFIIPATSSNLIESKSFKLYLNSFNQSKFDTPDHVSAALKKDLSQAANGQVSVKIYPHLNHYPLLTTSLPGECIDHLDIQIDDYDFNPQYLSDATSGDYVYESLSSNLLKSNCLVTNQPDWVSVVIKYKGNRIDREKLLRYLISFRMHNEFHEQCVERIFNDINHYCRPDKLTVFARYTRRGGLDINPFRSNFEETPEVPRLIRQ; encoded by the coding sequence ATGCCTGTGAAAAGTAACGAAGGAATCACCCTGCTCGGTAAAAACACTGAATATATTCAGTATTACTCACCCGATTTACTGGAATCTCTGCCAAGAGCTTATGGCCGGGATGAAATTGATATTAAGCCAGACAACTTGCCATTTTCAGGCTTTGATCTCTGGACTGGATTCGAGCTTTCCTGGTTAAATCCGCGCGGTAAGCCGATTGTTGCTATTGCCGAGTTTATTATTCCGGCAACCAGCAGTAATCTGATCGAATCGAAATCTTTTAAACTCTATCTTAATAGTTTTAATCAAAGCAAATTTGATACGCCGGATCATGTTTCGGCAGCACTTAAAAAAGACTTATCCCAGGCCGCCAACGGTCAGGTTAGCGTTAAAATTTATCCTCACCTCAATCATTATCCCTTATTAACCACCTCACTTCCGGGAGAGTGCATTGATCATCTTGACATACAGATCGATGATTATGACTTTAATCCTCAATATCTTTCTGACGCCACTTCCGGCGACTATGTTTATGAGTCACTCTCTTCTAATCTGTTAAAGTCTAATTGTCTGGTGACTAATCAGCCTGACTGGGTAAGCGTTGTAATTAAGTATAAAGGAAACAGGATAGACAGAGAAAAACTATTGCGATATCTGATTTCATTCAGAATGCATAATGAATTTCACGAACAGTGCGTTGAACGAATTTTTAATGATATCAACCATTACTGCCGTCCCGATAAATTAACTGTTTTTGCCAGATATACGCGCAGAGGAGGTTTAGATATTAATCCATTCCGCAGCAATTTTGAAGAAACTCCTGAAGTTCCGCGCTTAATCAGACAGTAA
- a CDS encoding queuosine precursor transporter: MDCNKKYKLLGFSRADTIKANIMVLATGKHLNIDLQELDNSIITDDFNRNELKALYRRLYGDINTITSYDLADRHERSWYAYLIISVTMCVIYILCTISGVKPIHIPLVNFVVPPAIFFYPLTFIFVDILNEFFGLRMARRTILISFIANILFVTGLWATSLLPGLSEWDLNKSYSEFVESIIAVLFASSCAYLISENINSLLLCKIKELTNSRFLFIRVITSTVIASAIDSIIFCTLAFYNVLSTETIQTMIISQFIIKLAYAIIGVGPIYAARELFSRYINAQKRNACEK; the protein is encoded by the coding sequence ATGGACTGCAATAAAAAATACAAACTATTGGGTTTTAGTCGCGCGGATACCATAAAAGCCAATATTATGGTACTTGCAACAGGCAAGCATCTCAATATTGACTTACAGGAGCTGGATAATAGCATAATTACCGATGACTTTAATCGCAATGAGCTTAAAGCTCTCTATCGCCGTTTATATGGTGATATAAATACCATTACCTCTTACGACCTGGCGGATCGGCATGAAAGATCATGGTATGCTTATTTGATAATCAGTGTGACCATGTGTGTGATTTACATTCTTTGTACTATAAGTGGGGTCAAACCCATCCACATTCCCTTGGTCAATTTTGTAGTTCCACCGGCCATTTTCTTTTACCCTTTAACATTTATTTTCGTTGATATCCTTAATGAATTTTTCGGACTAAGAATGGCCAGAAGAACCATTCTTATCTCTTTTATCGCCAATATCTTATTTGTTACCGGATTATGGGCTACCAGTCTGTTGCCGGGCCTGAGCGAATGGGATCTGAATAAATCCTACAGTGAGTTTGTCGAAAGCATTATCGCCGTGCTGTTTGCATCAAGCTGTGCCTATCTGATTTCAGAAAATATAAACTCCTTACTGTTATGTAAAATAAAAGAGCTGACTAATTCCAGATTTCTGTTTATCCGGGTGATTACCAGTACGGTGATAGCTTCGGCTATAGACAGTATTATATTCTGTACTCTTGCTTTTTATAACGTACTGAGTACAGAAACCATACAAACCATGATCATTTCACAATTTATCATAAAGTTAGCCTACGCCATCATCGGTGTCGGGCCGATCTATGCAGCTCGTGAGTTATTCAGTAGATATATTAACGCACAAAAAAGGAATGCCTGTGAAAAGTAA
- a CDS encoding helix-turn-helix domain-containing protein, with product MKVSGSQRKDNIINNIDYIMRSRGETKVSFANRTGVTRATLYKILEGKVDNVQHSTITRIADFFGVTCDVIENHDLEQIEFIEKMLSPEGDKNPAAIPVIPQSVFLSCFKQRVGFLATQYPVTWYFGDVSNMVALKVEDKIKNLFFPGDTLIIRRHSPPSNKQLGLFHSEKDGIFFRQNNNYGKHMQQYGEMLLGSIIEERVSLNEM from the coding sequence ATGAAAGTATCTGGCTCTCAGAGAAAGGATAATATAATCAACAATATAGATTATATTATGCGAAGTCGGGGTGAAACGAAGGTGTCGTTTGCTAACCGCACCGGCGTAACGCGTGCAACATTATATAAAATCCTTGAGGGTAAGGTAGATAACGTCCAGCACTCTACCATTACCCGTATTGCTGACTTCTTTGGCGTAACTTGTGATGTCATTGAAAATCACGATTTAGAGCAGATTGAGTTCATTGAAAAAATGTTATCGCCTGAAGGAGATAAAAATCCCGCGGCAATTCCGGTGATACCGCAGTCGGTTTTTTTGTCGTGTTTTAAACAGAGAGTCGGATTTCTGGCCACTCAGTATCCGGTAACATGGTACTTTGGTGACGTGTCTAATATGGTGGCATTAAAAGTAGAAGATAAAATAAAAAATCTCTTTTTCCCTGGAGACACACTTATTATAAGACGTCACAGCCCGCCATCAAATAAACAGCTGGGACTCTTCCATTCAGAAAAAGATGGAATCTTTTTTAGACAAAACAATAATTATGGAAAGCATATGCAGCAATATGGCGAGATGCTGTTGGGTTCGATTATTGAAGAAAGAGTGAGTTTGAATGAAATGTAG
- a CDS encoding helix-turn-helix domain-containing protein: protein MNGVTSQDWHREDILAAVRKKKKSLAALSRENGLSSGTLTNALQRPWPRGEKIISHAIGVAPEEIWPSRYLNKI from the coding sequence ATGAATGGAGTCACTTCGCAAGACTGGCATCGGGAAGATATCCTTGCTGCCGTCAGAAAGAAGAAAAAGTCGCTTGCTGCTCTGTCGAGAGAAAATGGTCTGTCATCAGGTACGCTGACTAACGCATTACAAAGGCCCTGGCCGCGTGGGGAAAAGATTATCTCTCACGCCATTGGAGTCGCACCTGAAGAGATATGGCCCAGCCGATATCTGAATAAAATTTAA
- a CDS encoding malate:quinone oxidoreductase, translated as MRKTALILALCMNAFGFSKQAVAEQEKNVDVLLIGGGVMSATLGTYLHELEPNWSIEMVERLDGVAQESSNGWNNAGTGHSALAEMNYTPEKEDGSIDISKAVEINESFQISRQFWSYQVQKGVLQNPRSFINTTPHMSFVWGDDNVEFLRKRYAALQQSTLFRGMEFSEDHQQIEQWIPLVMEGRDPNQKVAATRITIGTDVNFGEITRQLVASLSKSDKFNLQTSHEVRDITRNDDGSWNVTIADLKNNGAEKTIKAKFVFIGAGGAALPLLQKSGIPEAKNYAGFPVGGEFLVTENQEVVKRHLAKVYGKASVGAPPMSVPHLDTRVLDGKQVLLFGPFATFSTKYLKNGSLWDMFGSITTSNVMPMMHVGMDNFDLVKYLISQVMLSDDDRYEALKEYFPDAKKEDWHLVIAGQRVQIIKKDAEKGGVLRLGTEVVSSQDGSIAALLGASPGASTAAPIMLDLMNKVFKDKVATPEWQAKLKEIIPSYGQKLNGNVAATEKELGDTSRILQLDYTPMTPAANDDSNANDAPAAAPAAAAQN; from the coding sequence ATGCGCAAAACAGCATTAATTCTCGCGCTGTGTATGAATGCTTTTGGCTTTAGCAAACAAGCAGTTGCAGAACAAGAAAAGAACGTCGATGTATTGCTGATCGGCGGCGGAGTTATGAGTGCCACTCTGGGGACTTATCTGCATGAACTTGAACCGAATTGGTCCATTGAGATGGTCGAACGTCTTGATGGCGTAGCACAAGAGAGCTCTAACGGCTGGAACAATGCCGGTACCGGCCACTCAGCGCTGGCTGAGATGAATTACACGCCGGAAAAAGAAGATGGTTCGATTGATATCTCCAAAGCCGTAGAGATTAACGAATCCTTCCAGATTTCACGTCAGTTCTGGTCTTATCAGGTACAGAAAGGCGTGCTGCAAAATCCACGCAGCTTTATTAACACCACTCCGCATATGAGCTTTGTCTGGGGCGACGATAACGTCGAGTTCCTGCGCAAGCGCTATGCCGCACTGCAGCAGAGCACGCTGTTCCGCGGAATGGAATTCTCAGAAGATCATCAGCAAATTGAACAGTGGATCCCACTGGTGATGGAAGGTCGCGATCCTAATCAGAAAGTTGCCGCGACGCGCATTACCATCGGTACTGATGTTAACTTTGGCGAGATCACCCGTCAGTTAGTGGCATCACTGTCAAAAAGCGACAAATTTAATCTGCAGACCAGCCACGAAGTGCGCGATATCACGCGTAATGACGACGGTAGCTGGAATGTCACCATCGCTGATCTGAAAAATAATGGCGCAGAGAAAACCATTAAGGCGAAATTCGTCTTTATCGGTGCCGGTGGCGCAGCGCTGCCACTGCTGCAAAAGTCAGGTATTCCTGAAGCGAAAAACTATGCCGGTTTCCCGGTTGGCGGCGAATTCCTCGTCACTGAAAACCAGGAAGTGGTAAAACGTCACCTGGCGAAAGTGTACGGTAAAGCCTCCGTTGGCGCGCCGCCAATGTCCGTTCCGCACCTCGATACCCGCGTACTGGATGGCAAACAGGTTCTGCTGTTTGGTCCGTTCGCTACCTTCTCCACTAAGTATCTGAAAAACGGTTCACTGTGGGATATGTTCGGTTCCATCACCACCTCTAACGTGATGCCGATGATGCACGTTGGCATGGATAACTTTGATCTGGTGAAATACCTGATCAGCCAGGTGATGCTGTCTGATGACGATCGTTACGAGGCGCTGAAAGAGTACTTCCCGGACGCGAAGAAAGAGGACTGGCATTTAGTGATTGCAGGCCAGCGCGTGCAAATCATCAAGAAAGATGCCGAGAAAGGCGGCGTACTGCGCCTGGGCACCGAAGTGGTCTCCTCGCAGGATGGCAGCATCGCCGCACTGCTCGGTGCTTCACCTGGCGCATCAACTGCGGCACCTATCATGCTGGATCTGATGAACAAAGTGTTTAAAGACAAAGTCGCTACGCCAGAGTGGCAGGCTAAACTGAAGGAGATCATCCCTTCTTACGGCCAGAAACTGAATGGTAACGTTGCCGCGACAGAAAAAGAGTTGGGTGATACCAGCCGTATTCTGCAGCTTGATTACACGCCAATGACCCCAGCGGCGAACGACGATTCAAACGCTAACGACGCTCCGGCAGCAGCACCCGCCGCGGCAGCGCAGAACTAG
- a CDS encoding carboxymuconolactone decarboxylase family protein — translation MSERIDFSQVAPAGMKALGAVYSYVSQSGLAHELVELVFLRVSQINGCAYCIDMHTKALHKAGLSWDKIVLTQVWHESGTLFSAKEKAALAWAESLTLIATQGAPDSLYASLATQFSEKEIIDLTIAIGLMNTYNRLAISTRKLPDSAPRD, via the coding sequence ATGAGCGAACGTATTGATTTTTCTCAGGTTGCACCGGCAGGCATGAAGGCACTCGGCGCGGTTTACAGCTATGTCTCGCAAAGCGGCCTTGCGCATGAGCTGGTCGAATTGGTGTTCCTGCGCGTTTCACAGATTAACGGCTGTGCATACTGTATCGATATGCACACTAAAGCGCTGCACAAAGCGGGCTTAAGCTGGGATAAAATCGTGCTGACGCAGGTGTGGCATGAGTCGGGCACGCTGTTCAGCGCAAAAGAGAAAGCAGCGCTGGCGTGGGCCGAAAGCCTGACATTAATCGCAACGCAAGGCGCGCCTGACTCATTATATGCGTCACTGGCTACTCAGTTCAGCGAAAAAGAGATTATTGATCTGACTATCGCGATTGGCCTGATGAATACCTATAACCGGCTGGCTATCAGTACGCGAAAATTACCGGACAGCGCGCCGCGCGACTGA
- the pdxR gene encoding MocR-like pyridoxine biosynthesis transcription factor PdxR, which yields MPGIDKNSGPFRISVNRDARSGLTEQIRSAITQAIGEGRLKPGARMPSCRDLAAQLGVARGTVRSAYDMLADSQLLEAKGAAGTFITQYPPITISNSVPSVPSVALTPLPDIVCDYDTPPLTFQMGVPATDAFPASVWSRILQRHARSSATQPVCYPDPRGSLALRQELVAYLAMSRGVNCQAAQIIITNGYAGALGLICLAMGFRDAQAWIEEPGYLLACKALGLVGIEPVPIAVDEQGIRVSEGIQRAPAASFALVTAGQQSPLGMALSPERRSELLAWAQENHRWIIEDDYLGELQLSSRAAPALASRDSAGRVIHIGTFSKTLSPALRLGFVVVPLALAARFGDIAAAMAPASGAVSHNAVAEFLREGHFLRHLRRMKRLYAERMEKMMQALQPHFPQLRRGGLAVIVQLPAGIADRIIAREALAWDMAPSPLSAWFQRDELRQYGLILGVTNMPGDGFEQCAQKLRQLVDAHLPVVTSPGSD from the coding sequence GTGCCAGGAATTGATAAAAATAGTGGTCCATTCAGAATCAGCGTTAATCGCGATGCGCGTAGCGGATTAACCGAGCAGATTCGCAGTGCCATTACTCAGGCGATCGGTGAAGGACGATTAAAACCGGGGGCGCGAATGCCGTCCTGCCGCGACCTTGCCGCGCAGCTTGGCGTTGCGCGTGGCACTGTGCGAAGCGCCTACGATATGCTGGCTGACAGTCAGTTGCTGGAAGCGAAAGGTGCGGCCGGAACCTTTATTACCCAATATCCGCCGATCACAATTTCAAACTCCGTGCCATCCGTGCCATCCGTGGCGCTGACGCCACTGCCGGATATCGTCTGTGACTATGATACGCCGCCACTGACCTTTCAGATGGGCGTACCGGCAACTGATGCCTTTCCGGCCAGCGTCTGGTCACGTATTCTGCAACGCCATGCACGTAGTAGTGCCACCCAGCCAGTCTGTTATCCCGATCCGCGTGGTAGCCTGGCACTGCGTCAGGAACTGGTGGCGTACCTGGCGATGTCGCGTGGCGTTAACTGTCAGGCAGCGCAAATCATTATTACTAACGGCTACGCCGGTGCGCTGGGGCTGATCTGTCTGGCAATGGGTTTTCGTGACGCTCAGGCGTGGATTGAGGAACCGGGCTACTTACTGGCCTGTAAGGCGCTGGGATTAGTCGGTATTGAGCCGGTGCCGATTGCGGTTGATGAGCAGGGCATCAGGGTGAGTGAAGGGATACAGCGTGCGCCTGCCGCCAGCTTCGCGCTGGTGACTGCCGGGCAGCAGTCACCGCTGGGTATGGCACTTTCGCCGGAGCGTCGCAGTGAGCTGTTGGCATGGGCACAGGAAAATCACCGCTGGATTATTGAAGATGACTACTTAGGCGAGTTGCAGCTTAGCAGCCGCGCGGCTCCGGCGCTGGCTTCAAGAGACAGCGCCGGGCGGGTCATCCATATCGGCACGTTCAGCAAAACGCTCAGTCCCGCGCTGCGCCTCGGTTTTGTCGTCGTCCCGCTGGCGCTGGCTGCGCGCTTTGGTGATATCGCGGCGGCAATGGCTCCGGCATCGGGTGCTGTATCGCATAACGCGGTGGCGGAGTTTCTGCGTGAGGGTCACTTTTTACGCCATTTGCGCCGCATGAAGCGCCTCTATGCCGAGCGAATGGAGAAAATGATGCAGGCGCTGCAACCGCATTTTCCCCAGCTCCGGCGCGGCGGGCTGGCGGTTATCGTGCAGCTACCGGCGGGAATCGCCGACCGTATCATTGCTCGTGAAGCGCTGGCCTGGGATATGGCTCCCTCGCCGCTGTCAGCATGGTTTCAGCGTGATGAGCTGCGCCAGTATGGCCTGATATTAGGGGTGACCAATATGCCAGGCGACGGCTTTGAACAGTGCGCGCAAAAACTGCGCCAGTTAGTTGACGCACATTTGCCGGTGGTTACTTCTCCAGGGTCTGATTGA